A single region of the Vicia villosa cultivar HV-30 ecotype Madison, WI linkage group LG4, Vvil1.0, whole genome shotgun sequence genome encodes:
- the LOC131596954 gene encoding F-box/LRR-repeat protein At3g26922-like produces MASDTMMKKTKHIENKDRISDLPDSVLLHIFSFLKTTPYTVQTFNLSKRWKNLWKKFYVLFLDSECFNTLDVFTKFLSQLLCLRDQGTALHAFKLFLSRQHIIEPGLFESILKHTVSYNVKHLELLVIRCNIQHFPSSLLLCRTLTSLYFHVIPSLYNKPKILFPNSLNLPSLTNLDIGSVSFLGGTEPFSTCPKLTSLMIFNFNILGEQNLCISSTTLVKLTIQIRFKPENGNKIELSTPSLRTFAFIGSPIQILYLSHLSYVEHIEVNAYLWRHHLEAPSILLSWLLKLDKIKIFTVSSNILQVFSLVPDLLKVKFHSLCNLKKLIIKKKPLEYGVYKALLKSKLEQVPAASQKEVSNLREAFIQGSLIIPKGIVRFLLQNSPSAEVRCYSNR; encoded by the exons ATGGCAAGTGACACAATGATGAAGAAAACAAAGCATATTGAAAACAAGGACAGAATCAGTGATTTACCTGATAGtgttttacttcacattttctcTTTTTTGAAAACAACTCCATACACTGTTCAAACTTTTAATTTGTCCAAAAGATGGAAGAATCTCTGGAAAAAATTTTACGTTCTTTTTCTAGATTCCGAATGTTTTAACACTCTTGATGTTTTTACCAAGTTTTTATCCCAACTTTTGTGTCTTCGCGATCAAGGAACGGCACTACATGCTTTCAAATTGTTTTTGTCTCGACAACATATCATAGAGCCTGGCTTATTTGAAAGCATTTTGAAACACACAGTTTCATATAATGTTAAGCACTTAGAACTCTTGGTGATCAGATGTAATATTCAACACTTCCCGTCTAGCTTATTATTATGTCGCACTTTAACAtctctttactttcatgttatccCTAGTCTTTATAATAAACCCAAAATATTATTTCCAAATTCTCTCAATTTGCCATCATTGACCAACTTGGATATAGGATCTGTCTCCTTTCTTGGTGGAACCGAGCCATTCTCAACCTGTCCCAAGTTGACGTCGCTGATGATTTTTAATTTCAATATTCTAGGTGAACAAAATCTATGCATATCTAGTACCACACTCGTCAAATTAACCATACAAATACGCTTTAAGCCCGAGAACGGTAACAAAATTGAGTTATCTACTCCAAGTCTTCGTACTTTTGCTTTTATCGGTAGTCCCATTCAAATTTTATATTTGAGCCACCTTAGTTATGTTGAGCACATAGAGGTTAATGCATATTTGTGGAGGCATCACCTAGAGGCCCCTTCGATTCTACTTAGCTGGCTGcttaagcttgataaaatcaaaatttttacaGTCTCTTCCAATATTCTTCAG GTTTTCTCCTTAGTTCCTGATTTATTAAAGGTCAAATTCCATTCCTTATGTAACTTGAAAAAACTAATCATAAAAAAGAAACCACTTGAATATGGAGTATACAAGGCGTTGTTAAAAAGCAAATTAGAACAAGTACCTGCTGCCTCACAGAAAGAAGTTTCTAACTTACGTGAAGCATTTATACAAGGATCTCTAATCATACCTAAAGGAATAGTTAGGTTTTTGCTTCAAAACTCACCTTCGGCGGAAGTTCGTTGTTATTCAAATAGGTGA